From Pseudomonas sp. G2-4:
TCGTTTTAAAGTGCGTAGGAACGCTCCTGAACCGCGAGCTTAACAGGCATCGCGTCGAAGCTCAGCCCTCAATGTAATGCCGCTCACTTAAGGCAATCGACAAACCCGTGGCGAGGGAGCTTGCTCCCGCTGGTCCGCGAAGCGGCCCCAAAACCTGCCAAATGCGGAGCATCAGACACACCGCACCCGCCGGTTTACGACTGCTTCGCAGCCGAGCGGGAGCAAGCTCCCTCGCCACACGTCCATCACTTTTCTTAAATGAACCGCATTGAGCCCTCAACGGAGGCTTTCGAGCAACAACGGATACAGCGAGGCGACCAGTAACAGCGCCATTCCCCAGTTGAACAGGCGCAGCCAGCGGCGATCACGCAGCAAGTTGCGCAACAGGCTGCCGCAGACCACCCACAGGCTCACGCTAGGCAAGTTGATCAAGGCAAACACCGCTGCAATCACCACCACATTGAGAAAATAACCCTGAAGCGGTGTATAGGTGCTGATCGCGCCGATAGCCATGATCCAGGCTTTCGGATTGACCCATTGGAACGCTGCTGCGCCCCAATAGCTGATCGGCGTATTTTCCCCAGGCTGGTTTTCCGAGACCGGACCGGAGTGGGCTATTTTCCACGCCAAGTACAGTAGATACGCCGCACCGATGTAACGCAGCGCGGTATAGAGCAAGGGGTAAGTCTGGAATACCGCTCCCAAGCCAAGGCCTACCGCCAACACCAAGGAGAAGAACCCGCAGGTGATGCCCAGCATATGTGGAATGGTGCGGTTGAAACCGAAGTTGACACCTGAAGCCAGCAACATGGTGTTGTTGGGCCCAGGCGTGATCGAAGTCACGAGGGCAAACAGGGCAAAGCCCAGCAGCAGGTCAAGTGAAAGGGTCATGGCAGGTCAATCCATCGGGGCAGTCAGTCAAGTCATGACCCTACCCCACGTCCTGGCGCAAACCCATGGACAGTTGGGCAAAACTTCGAGCGGTACAGTCCCTCAGCTGGACCGGCCAGGCTGTTGCACGACCCGCTCGGCACTCATCTGACCCTGATCGTCGAAGCTCACGTTTTTTTGCGACGGGCCGAGCAATTCGATTTTTTTCGCGTGGTATTCGTCGAACGACAACCCACGGCGGTTCAAGGCTTCGAGTGCCAGCTCTCGGGTTTCTTCGGCGGTGTAGGGGCGCAGCTCTGGAGATGAGGTAGCGCAACCGCTCAATACGGTGGCAGTCAACAGCAGCAAAACAGCAAGGGTACGGTTCATGGCGGATGTCCGGGGTTCTGGGGTTGGGCGATGAACAAAGGCTACCCGCCGGCCACGCCCGGCAGAAATCAACCCTCTCGATAGTGGATATTGCCCCCCAGGATCTACCGCTGCGCTCCATCGACCAACGGGCAGTGCAGCGCGTTATCCAGACTGCGTTCAATATTGCGCAGCACTTGGAACGAGCCGAATGTCACGGCTTTGGCACGGTGTGCCTGGATCAGCCGCCAGAAATCCTGCTCGCCACTTTCAAAGCGTTGAAACGCCGCTTCACCCGCCTCACGGGTTTGCCATTGCAAGTAATTGAGCACACGTCGACCGTCCTCGCTGGCCTGGATACTGGCGCTCAGGAAACCCTGATGATCCCGCGCCAGCCGCTCGGTCTGTTCCGACAGGGCTGTGACCAGCGCTTGCTGCCATTGAGGTTCGATGTCGAACTCCATGAGTTGGGTGAAGCTGTGATTGTTCCTTGGTGATTGCATGAAAGGTCCCCGATGCTCGTAAGGCGAATCTTGCGATCCGAAGGCATGCAGGGTAAAACCTCTAGTTAACTAAAGGTCAAGCAGTGAATTCAGGCGATGGCACAGATAAACGTCCATAAGGAACTCACCGTCGGCCAAGTGGCCGCCCGCAGCGGCGTAGCGGTCACGGCCCTGCACTTCTATGAATCCAAGGGACTGATCAAAAGCACTCGCAACCCAGGCAATCAACGCCGCTACCCGCGGGAAGTGTTGCGCCGTGTAGCGCTGATCAAGGTCGCCCAGCGCCTGGGCATTCCTTTGGCGGAAATCGGCGAGGCATTGAAAACCCTGCCGGATAACCGCACGCCAACGGCTGCTGACTGGCAGATCCTGTCGGCGCGGTGGAGCCGGGACCTGGATGAACGCATCCAGCAACTGATGGCACTGCGCGATCGACTCAACGGTTGCATCGGCTGCGGATGCCTGTCGATGGAAGCTTGCCCGCTGCGCAATCACGGCGATGTGCTGGGTCAGCAAGGGCCGGGAGCACATCTGTTGGACAAGCCGCGGACGTTCGTCGGGCCGTGAACCGGCCCCAAGGTGCTGGCCTATAGTGGATGGGCGCAAATCGACGAAGACCCTCTTCGCCTCCCGTAACAACAAGGAGAAACGTCATGGGCGTCAAATCCACTCCCGAAGGGTTCAATAACATCACACCCTACCTGGGCATTCAAAAAGCTGCCGAAGCCATCGACTTCTACAAAAAAGCCTTCAATGCCACCGAGATCATGCGCCTGGCCATGCCCGACGGGGGCATCGGCCATGCCGAACTGCGGATCAACGGCTACCCGATCATGCTCGGCACGCCTTGTGATCAGGGCCCGCTGAGCAACCCGGACCAATCGCCGTCGGTCGGCCTGCACTTATACGTCGAGGACGTGGACAGTGCCTTTGCCCAGGCGATTGCGGCCGGTGGCAAGGTGATTTCCGAGGTCAAGGATCAGTTTTATGGTGACCGCAGCGGCAGCCTGAAAGATCCCTATGGGCATGTGTGGTTCCTGGCAACGCACAAAGAGGACCTGACCCAGGAGCAGATCGAGCAGCGGGCCAAAGAAATGTTTCAACAGCAAGGCTGACGCGTTCTGAAGCTAACGTACCTGTGGCGAGGGAGCTGCCCCTCGCCACAAAATCCACGAACACTAAACGCGAAACATTTTCTTTCATCTTCCCTTTCAGGATTTGGGTTGCTCGTTCGTCTTAATTAGATGCAGCAGGCCACGTCGGCAAAAGCCACGGCCGGCTTTTCAGGGTTCAGGGTATTGCGAAGCCCCTAATACCGAGCCTTTCATCGAATCAAGACGTTCAATCATGTCGAAGAAATCCCGCTCCAAACTGTGGTTCCTGGTTCATAGCTGGCTGGCCCTGCCTATCTGGTTTTTCGTGCTCATCGTTTGCGTAACCGGCACCCTCGCGGTGGTCAGCCAGGAGATCGTCTGGCTGGCCAACCCCGACATGCGGGCGAGCAAGCCCTCGGACGATGCCCCGCTGCTCAGCTATGACCAGGTGATCGCCGCGATCAAGCAGGCCCAACCGCAAACCCAGGTGCAAAGCATCATCCGCCCGGACGAGTCGCATTTTGCGCTGGAGGCCAAGGTGACCTACCCCGACGGGCGCCCCGACACGGTCTACGTCAACCCGTACAGTGGCGCCATCCAGGGCTCGGCGCCGACGTTCAACTTCCAGGCCTTCACCCGGGCCCTGCATGGCTGGTGGCTGGTGCCGTTCACCAACGGTTACAGTTGGGGCTGGTACCTGGTGTCGTTCCTCGGCCTGCCCTTGCTCGCATCCCTGGTGACCGGGCTGGTGGTCTACAAGCGTTTCTGGAAAGGCTTCTTTCGTCCGACCTTGCGGATTCGCCATGGCGCACGGATTTTCTGGGGTGATTTCCACCGGCTCAGCGGAATCTGGTCAATCTGGTTCATCGCCGTCATCTCCATCACCGGCACCTGGTTCCTGATCCAAGCCTTGCTGGGCGACAACCAGATATCCATTTCCAGCGAACCGGTCATCCCGGTGGTGGCCCGTGAAAACGTTCCGTTGTCGGTCGATGGCCTGGCGCCACCGCAAGTGAACCTGGACCGGGCCATTGAAATCGCCCAGCAACGCATCCCGGGACTGGAAGCGAGTTTCATCAGTCTGCCCGGCAATGCCTACAGCCATCTGGAAATCGGCGGCCGCGGTTGGTATCCGCTGATGTTCCAGACCGCCACCATCAACCCCTACAACGGCGACGTGGCCGCCTCAAGGCTGCTGTCGGACCGCACGACCCTGGAGTTCGTCACCGAATCCATGCGGCCATTGCACACTGGGGACTTCGGCGGCCTCTGGATCAAGCTCATCTGGTTTTTCTTCGGTTTGATCCTGAGCATGATGGTCCTCAGCGGGCTGCTGATCTGGACCAAACGCACCGCCCTGGCCACCGCCAATGCGTTCAAGCGCAGCCAAAAACCTACTCGTGAAGCCCGAACTGCGCGGTCATTGCAGCCGTCCATGCACCGTGAATCGCCGGAGGGCAACCTGTGAACCCGTCCAACACAGCCTCACCACCGTCGCGCCTGAGCTTGTTCTGGCACAAATGGCGCTTTCACCTCAACGTGCTGTTGCTGCTGATCCCCTTGGGATTCATGCCCAAATATTTCTCGGAAGCGTCGTTGTTCCGCGGTGATGGCGGGCTTGGTGAGCGGGAAGTCGGCGAAGTCCAGGTCGGTCCCTGGAGCCTGCGCCTGGCGGAATTTCGCAACGAACCCCCTCGCGTCCAAGGGCCTGCCGGGCCGATGAAGCACTTCAACGCGGCCCTGTGCCAAAGCTGTACCGGCCAGGTCAAGGCCACCTACCTGCGCATCGGCAAGCCCCGCAGTCTGCGGGCCGCCGGGGTGATTTTCTTCGGCTCGCCCTATCGCATGGGCGCCTTGTTGCCGGTGCCACAAAAGACCCAGCCCGACGCTGAGTTGTGGATAACCCTAGAAGGCTGGGACGGTTCGATGCATCAGGCCTCCATCCCCCTGAGCCAGGCCTCCCCCGCCACTGTCGCCTGGCTGAAGACTCAAGGAACCCAACCATGACTCCCCGCGCCTCTCTCAACAGCCTGGCGCTGCTGCTCTGCATCGGCTTCAGCAGCATCGCCCTGGCCCACAACCCCATGTGTGAATGCAAGGCCATCGACGCCGAACAGATCCAATGCACCGGCGGCTTTTCCGACGGCAGCGGCGCGCCCGGGGTGACCCTGGACGTGATCGGCTACGACGAAACCATCCTGGTGCCAGGCAAGCTCGGCGCCGACTCGACGCTGACCTTCAAGAAACCAAACGCCGAATTCTACGTGCTCTTCGACGCCGGCCCCGGCCACGTGGTGGAAATCGACCAAGCCGATATCGAGGCCCCATGACCAGCCCCACCACCCAAGTCATCCGCCCCGCTGGCGCGGGCCATGAAACCCTGTATGTCTTGCTGCTGTGCCTGATCATCGTGCTGGTGGCCGGCTCGGTAGTGGCCTGGCACGGCGAAGCCGACGACACCGTTCACATCGCCTCGAACCAACTCGATGCCCGCCGTGACCTCAGCGCCGCCGAGCAAGGCATTTACGCAGACTTGCGAGTGACTCTGGATGAGATCCGCCTGCTGCGTGAGGAGCAACAGTCCCTGCCCGGCCCGCAAACACTGGCCGATGAAGGTTTTGCCCCGTTCGCCCAGGACGCCAGCTCCGTCAGCCGCGGCGGCCATACCTGGCAACAGTTGGAGGACCGGGCCTACTTCGGCGCAAGCCCCCGCCCATCCGTCGCTGGCTCGTTTCTGATGCGCATCAGCGAAGCGTCAGACGCCGTTCCCGACATCTGGCTCAATCGCAGCAAAGACCTCTCCGCCCCCTCCGCGCTGGACGATGCCGCGTTGTCCGCCGCTGGCTGGCAACAGATCGTCGCGCAATTCGACGCAGGCGTAACCCGCCAGCACCGACACTGACCCACGCCCCCATTCGAGAAGACCCTCCGCCCATGCCTATTGCATCTCAACGCCGACCCTTGCTGCGCCTGTTGTTGATCGGCCTGCTGGCCTGCCTGTTCACCTCGCAGGCCAGCGCCGAAACAGCCAAGCGCCTGCGCATCGGCATCACCTTGCACCCTTATTACAGCTACGTGGCGAACATTGTCGGCGATAAGGCCGAAGTGGTGCCGCTGATCCCGGCGGGTTTCAACCCCCATGCCTATGAACCACGGGCCGAGGACATCAAGCGTATCGGCGGCCTCGACGTGATCGTGCTCAACGGCGTAGGTCACGACGATTTTGCCGACCGCATGATCGCCGCCAGCGAAACCCCCAACGTGAAGGTGATCGAGGCCAACGAGAACGTACCCTTGCTGGCCGCCACCGGCACCGCGGCCCGCGGCGCGGGCAAGGTCGTGAACCCGCACACCTTCCTGTCCATCAGCGCCTCCATCGCCCAGGTCAATAACATCGCCCGGGAGTTGGGCAAGCTCGACCCGGACAACGCCAAGGCCTACACCCAAAACGCCCGCGCCTACGGCAAGCGCCTGCGGCAGATGCGCGCCGCTGCCCTGGCGAAACTGACCCAGGCCCCCAATGCCGAGTTGCGGGTCGCCACGGTGCATGCCGCCTATGACTATCTGCTGCGCGAATTCGGCCTGGAAGTGACCGCCGTGGTCGAGCCGGCCCACGGCATCGAACCGAGCCCCAGCCAGTTGAAGAAGACCATCGACCAACTGCGCGAGCTGGACGTGAAGGTGATTTTCTCGGAAATGGATTTCCCGTCCACCTACGTCGACACCATCCAGCGTGAATCGGGGGTGAAGCTGTACCCGCTGTCACACATTTCTTACGGCGACTACAGCGCCGAGAAGTACGAAAAGGAAATGACCGGCAACCTCGACACCGTGGTCCGAGCGATTCAGGAGTCCGGCGCATGACTGTCCAGGAAATCGTCACCCCGCAACGCGTCGGCCCTTTGATTGAGTGCTCCGACGTCAGCCTGAACCTGGGGCGCACCACGATTCTCGACGCGGTGACCTTCCAGGTACAGCCCGGCAGCATCCATGCACTGGTGGGCCCCAATGGCGGCGGCAAGAGTTCGTTGATCAAGACCTTGCTGGGGCAGATGCCGCATCAGGGACGCTTGAGCCTGCAGTGGCCGGGCGAACCCGGTGTCATCGGCTATGTGCCCCAGGCGCTGGAGTTCGACCGGGGCCTGCCTATGACGGTGGATGATTTCATGGCGGCGATGTGTCAACGGCGGCCGGCGTTCCTGGGCCTGAGCAAGCATTATGCCGGCGCCATCGGCCAGGCCCTGGAGCGGGTCGGCATGCAGGACAAGCGCAAGCGGCGCATGGGCGCGCTGTCCGGCGGCGAGCGCCAGCGGGTATTGCTGGCCCAGGGGCTTATTCCGCCGCCGCAATTGCTGGTGCTGGATGAACCGATGTCGGCCCTGGATGAGGCCGGCATCCAGGTGTTCGAACAATTGTTGCAAGACTGGCGCCAGGCCGGCATCACGGTGCTCTGGATCGAACATGACCTGGAAGCCGTCGGGCGCCTGGCCGACCGCGTCACGGGCTTGAATCGCCGAGTGCTGTTCGACGGACCGCCTCGCCAAACCCTGACTCCAGAACGCCTGCTGACGCTGTTTTCCACCCACCCACGCACGAATGGGAGCGCTGCCTGATGAGTTATGAAGCCTTCCGTTTGATGGTCCAGGGCTGGGCCTCGTCCGGTTACCTGCCCGAGGCGCTGGCCTACGGGTTTGTGGTCAATGCGCTGTTGGCCGGATTGTTGATCGGCCCGGTGCTGGGCGGCCTCGGCACGCTGGTGGTGGTCAAGCGCTTTGCATTTTTCTCCGAAGCGGTGGGCCATGCGGCGCTGACCGGCGTGGCCGTTGGCATCCTGCTCGGCGAACCCTATACCGGCCCCTACGGCAGCCTGTTCGGTTACTGCCTGCTGTTCGGCATCCTGCTCAATTACCTGCGCAACCGCACCGGCCTGGCGCCGGACACGCTGATCGGTGTGTTCCTGTCGGTGTCCCTGGCCCTGGGTGCCAGCCTGCTGCTGATCCTGGCGGGCAAGATCAATGTGCACATCCTGGAGAACGTGCTGTTTGGTTCAGTGCTGACGGTCAACGGCAATGACCTGCTGGTGCTGGCGGTGGTCGGCTCGCTGGTGATGGCCCTGGCGCTGCCGCTGTACAACCGCATTATGCTCGCCAGCTTCAACCCGCAACTGGCGGCGGTGCGCGGGGTGGCGGTCAAGACCCTGGATTATCTGTTCGTGGTGTTGGTGACGTTGATCACCGTGGCGGCAGTGAAAGTCATCGGCGCCATTCTGGTGGGCGCCCTTTTGGTGATTCCGGCAGCGGCGGCGCGTCTGCTCAGCCAGTCGTTGAAAGGTTTTTTCTGGTGTTCCGTGTTGATTGCGACCGTCAGCACCTTGTGCGGGATTCTCGCGCCGATTGTCTTCGATCTGCCGATCCCGTCCGGTGCCGCAATCATCCTGGTGGCCGGCATCGCCTTCGCCTTGAGCGCCATCGCCCGCGGCATTGTCCCCAGTCTCAAAGGGAATCTTGGATAAATGGTTTTTTCATTACGACAACTGGCCTTGGTCGCGGCCCTGTGCAGCGTGGTCACCCCCTCTTCATTTGCCACCGAAAGCAGACCGGTGCACTTGCTGGCGTCGTTGCCGGTCACCTATGGCTTGGGCGAGGCCTTGCTCAAGGGCTCCGACGTCAAACTGGAAAGAGCCGCGCCCGCCAATTTGCCCGGCACTCGGCAGAGCGCCTACTTCAGTGGCCGTGGTGCGGCGGCCCTGAGCAAACTGGCCAACGATGCCGACGGCGTGATCGGCCTGCGCTCGTTGTGGCCGGACGATCCGTTGTACCCCATGGCTCGCCGGAGCAATATTCGCATCGTCGAAATCGATGCCGCTCGCCCCGTAGACGGCGCCCTGCCCGGCATTGCCCTGCAGCCGGGCACAGCCGACGGGCTGGCGAGCCAG
This genomic window contains:
- a CDS encoding zinc ABC transporter substrate-binding protein, which encodes MPIASQRRPLLRLLLIGLLACLFTSQASAETAKRLRIGITLHPYYSYVANIVGDKAEVVPLIPAGFNPHAYEPRAEDIKRIGGLDVIVLNGVGHDDFADRMIAASETPNVKVIEANENVPLLAATGTAARGAGKVVNPHTFLSISASIAQVNNIARELGKLDPDNAKAYTQNARAYGKRLRQMRAAALAKLTQAPNAELRVATVHAAYDYLLREFGLEVTAVVEPAHGIEPSPSQLKKTIDQLRELDVKVIFSEMDFPSTYVDTIQRESGVKLYPLSHISYGDYSAEKYEKEMTGNLDTVVRAIQESGA
- a CDS encoding antibiotic biosynthesis monooxygenase, which gives rise to MQSPRNNHSFTQLMEFDIEPQWQQALVTALSEQTERLARDHQGFLSASIQASEDGRRVLNYLQWQTREAGEAAFQRFESGEQDFWRLIQAHRAKAVTFGSFQVLRNIERSLDNALHCPLVDGAQR
- a CDS encoding metal ABC transporter permease: MSYEAFRLMVQGWASSGYLPEALAYGFVVNALLAGLLIGPVLGGLGTLVVVKRFAFFSEAVGHAALTGVAVGILLGEPYTGPYGSLFGYCLLFGILLNYLRNRTGLAPDTLIGVFLSVSLALGASLLLILAGKINVHILENVLFGSVLTVNGNDLLVLAVVGSLVMALALPLYNRIMLASFNPQLAAVRGVAVKTLDYLFVVLVTLITVAAVKVIGAILVGALLVIPAAAARLLSQSLKGFFWCSVLIATVSTLCGILAPIVFDLPIPSGAAIILVAGIAFALSAIARGIVPSLKGNLG
- a CDS encoding VOC family protein is translated as MGVKSTPEGFNNITPYLGIQKAAEAIDFYKKAFNATEIMRLAMPDGGIGHAELRINGYPIMLGTPCDQGPLSNPDQSPSVGLHLYVEDVDSAFAQAIAAGGKVISEVKDQFYGDRSGSLKDPYGHVWFLATHKEDLTQEQIEQRAKEMFQQQG
- a CDS encoding DUF6162 family protein, which codes for MTSPTTQVIRPAGAGHETLYVLLLCLIIVLVAGSVVAWHGEADDTVHIASNQLDARRDLSAAEQGIYADLRVTLDEIRLLREEQQSLPGPQTLADEGFAPFAQDASSVSRGGHTWQQLEDRAYFGASPRPSVAGSFLMRISEASDAVPDIWLNRSKDLSAPSALDDAALSAAGWQQIVAQFDAGVTRQHRH
- the soxR gene encoding redox-sensitive transcriptional activator SoxR, translating into MAQINVHKELTVGQVAARSGVAVTALHFYESKGLIKSTRNPGNQRRYPREVLRRVALIKVAQRLGIPLAEIGEALKTLPDNRTPTAADWQILSARWSRDLDERIQQLMALRDRLNGCIGCGCLSMEACPLRNHGDVLGQQGPGAHLLDKPRTFVGP
- a CDS encoding thiamine pyrophosphate-binding protein; amino-acid sequence: MNPSNTASPPSRLSLFWHKWRFHLNVLLLLIPLGFMPKYFSEASLFRGDGGLGEREVGEVQVGPWSLRLAEFRNEPPRVQGPAGPMKHFNAALCQSCTGQVKATYLRIGKPRSLRAAGVIFFGSPYRMGALLPVPQKTQPDAELWITLEGWDGSMHQASIPLSQASPATVAWLKTQGTQP
- a CDS encoding metal ABC transporter ATP-binding protein, coding for MTVQEIVTPQRVGPLIECSDVSLNLGRTTILDAVTFQVQPGSIHALVGPNGGGKSSLIKTLLGQMPHQGRLSLQWPGEPGVIGYVPQALEFDRGLPMTVDDFMAAMCQRRPAFLGLSKHYAGAIGQALERVGMQDKRKRRMGALSGGERQRVLLAQGLIPPPQLLVLDEPMSALDEAGIQVFEQLLQDWRQAGITVLWIEHDLEAVGRLADRVTGLNRRVLFDGPPRQTLTPERLLTLFSTHPRTNGSAA
- a CDS encoding LysE family translocator; protein product: MTLSLDLLLGFALFALVTSITPGPNNTMLLASGVNFGFNRTIPHMLGITCGFFSLVLAVGLGLGAVFQTYPLLYTALRYIGAAYLLYLAWKIAHSGPVSENQPGENTPISYWGAAAFQWVNPKAWIMAIGAISTYTPLQGYFLNVVVIAAVFALINLPSVSLWVVCGSLLRNLLRDRRWLRLFNWGMALLLVASLYPLLLESLR
- a CDS encoding PepSY domain-containing protein is translated as MSKKSRSKLWFLVHSWLALPIWFFVLIVCVTGTLAVVSQEIVWLANPDMRASKPSDDAPLLSYDQVIAAIKQAQPQTQVQSIIRPDESHFALEAKVTYPDGRPDTVYVNPYSGAIQGSAPTFNFQAFTRALHGWWLVPFTNGYSWGWYLVSFLGLPLLASLVTGLVVYKRFWKGFFRPTLRIRHGARIFWGDFHRLSGIWSIWFIAVISITGTWFLIQALLGDNQISISSEPVIPVVARENVPLSVDGLAPPQVNLDRAIEIAQQRIPGLEASFISLPGNAYSHLEIGGRGWYPLMFQTATINPYNGDVAASRLLSDRTTLEFVTESMRPLHTGDFGGLWIKLIWFFFGLILSMMVLSGLLIWTKRTALATANAFKRSQKPTREARTARSLQPSMHRESPEGNL